A window of Halichoerus grypus chromosome 15, mHalGry1.hap1.1, whole genome shotgun sequence genomic DNA:
cactcagtctatttcagtttgttatggcagcctgaataGACTAAGACATATACAGACAATTTTGAACTATATTTCAGACCTGGGCTCCTGGAGAAATTCCCTCACCCCCCTGTGTTCCAAGAAATGCAAAAGCCCACCTGCTCTCACATATTCCAAGTAAGACCCAGATAGACAGGGGCTCCACACTTCCTCAATTACTCCATCCTTCCTCATGTCTCCCGTAAGACTCACGGATGACTCCCTTTTTTATCTGACTCTACAAAAGTCCAGGCCccctttctttaagattttatttatttatttgacagagacagacacagagagagggaacacaagcagggggagtgggagtgggagagggagaagcaggcttcccgtggagcaggaagcccgatgtggggctcgatcccaggaccccgggatcatgacctgagccgaaggcagatgcttaacgactgagccacccaggcccccctcttcctttcctttgaaatatTACACATTAATGAATACAAAGACAGGTGTGGATTAATGGAAACTAGAAACATGGTGGCAACCATCATGAACATCCCATGTCTCCATATGGAATTAGCACATCTGGACCTCCCACACACATTCTTAGGCTATGGACTTCTTTTAGGATGCTGAAAGTTGCCTTTCCCCTCAGCCAAACTAGTGGACAGGAGGTGTAAAAAGAGGTAAGCAGCATCTTTTCCTTAacttttcttaaatttcctttCACTAAGGAATAGCTGTTCCTTAATTGGACTTAATTTTCCAGACTAGCTCTGACAGGGCTGTGTGGAtgcccaaggggcacctggctgagcAGCCATGCCTACTCTCAAAGTAGACAGACACCAccggaggttttttgtttttttaatccgtGTTTATTAACTTGCGGGAAAGCCAACAGACACTGAATACCTCACCAAACAGGAGCAGGGAAGGTTAAAGGTCTACAAGAACTAGAGAGGGAAGTGTGTTCGTTTCCTacggctgctgtaacaagttaccacaagCTTGGTGccttaaaaatacacacatttattctcttacagttctggaagcctgAAGTCCAAAATCACTTTCACCAGGATaacaaggtgtcagcagggctggttccttctggaggatGTACATGGAGAATTAATTTCCCTGCCTTTCCCACCTTCTAGAAGCTACCCACATTCCTTGCCTCATAACACCTCTCCCATCTTGAAATGCATTGATCTAACTTCTGGTTCCATCACCTCTCCTCTGACTCTGACCCCGCATGTACCCCTGGGATGACATTGCCCCCACCAGATAACCCAGGATCATCTCCACATTGCAAGATCTGAAGGCCATTATTGAGCCTTCCAACAGGAATTGCTGATTGTTGTATTAAAGAATTGCAACCCAGCCTGTGGGAGGATGAAGGAGGTCTTGGGTCTGCACATATGGCTAAAACTAGTCatataggggcgcttgggtggcccTGTCGGTTAAggacctgccttcggctcgggtcatgatcccagggtcctgggatggagccccaccgggctccctgctcagctgggagcctgcttctccctctcccccctacttgtgctctctctctccctctctttctctcaaataaaatctataaaaacaaaacaaaaacagtcataTTGGCCATGAGTCGGGCAGGGCTTTAAGGGGTGAGGCATCAGACTCCTCACAGTCCACTGATCTCACAAGTTCAGCTGTTGGCCCTACTGCACCCAGGTGCAGTATCTCCAACGCAAATGAAGAGTCTTCCTTCTACACTGCCCGAAGGAGCTCCTTTTCCTCACTAGTCTAGAAGGGAAGTGTAAATTGGCAGTGGCCCTGTTGGAGTCTCAGGAAGGAGCAAGCAAAAAGAgcacaagaagagagaaaaagggcagGTGATAATTTTCTATAATGCTTgtgttagtttttctttaaagactatttatttgagaggagagagcacaagcagggggaggggcaaagggagggggagaagcaggcttcccgctgagcagggagcccgatgcggggctccatcccaggaccctgggatcatgacccgagccgaaggcagatgctcaaccaactgagccacccaggcgccctgcttgtgttagttttctattgctgccataacaaattaccacaaacttagcagcttaaaaaaaCACTTGATTACCTCACAGCCTTGATTCAGTGACTCTCCCAGGGCTCTGAGGCCAGGCCATCCAGCCTAAGCAGCTCTCACGTGGCCGGCACTGTTATTTCCACAGGTGGGATGTTCTGAGATCATCCTAGACCTCTCTGTAGCCTCCTACTCTACATTTTCTGAGACCCATCCTCTCCTCACAATGACACCTCCAAGTCCCAAAGAAGGAAATTATTCTTATGCCCTGGGCCATCAGATGCTCTCACTCGAGAGAAACTTCTTCCTGGATGTTCCCCATCTGGGCTTAAAGTTACCCTGTGACCCTGACCTAGCTCCTTCTGGTAAAAAAAGGTCCAAAGAAACCCAAAATTGGCCTCACTCTGGCTTCCTCTTTCTATTCCTTATCAAATTATTACAGCAACAATGTATGGcttataatagagaaaaaaaactgTACACATTTGTAGGCCCCTAAGAAAACCACGTTTATTTCTCCATGACCAACATCCAATCTACATCCATACGTGCACATACCTCTACATGGCTGGAGTAACAGCAAGTCTTCTATTTTACGCctcttttattgttgttgttgcctgCCATATTATAAGCATTTTCAACATGGTAACAAAACCTTCATAATTATGGCTCAGCATGACTgcataaaacaaattagaaatgtCCTAGATGAACAATGGGGGGAGGTGATAACAATCACAGGAACTCATTTCCACAACTGAAGTAACGCATCACATTTCTCAACAGCAGCCCTTTCCATCTTAGTACGAGCCGGCTTCAGTCTTAACAGGGACAATTTCATCGTTCATTCTCAAGCAACGTCCTCATCCGGCTGCCCATTCTGAAACAAATCTTCAGCATCCGACAGGATTGTAACATAGGCAGacatacaaaaagcaaaatctaaCTACAATTCTGTGGTTGCCAAGGGGTGGAAAACTGTGTGCAGTCTATCACCAGGACGTCTTCGCTGACACAGAGTAGACAGTAAGAGCTGCCAAAAGCTTTTCCCACTGATTACACTTGATCCTAGTAAGAGTTTGCTTATGTACAAGGCAGACATTCCTTATTAAAGGATTCCACATACCAATTACTTACTGAATACATTCACAGGTTCTTTACTGTTTAAGCACTCTGATGCCTCTCCAGGGAATTACCTTCTTGACATTCACAGATTTTATTCCAGTGTGTGCGCTATCACACTGGGTATTGGCTGCATCATTCCTGAAGCCTTTTCCACATTTATTACCATCCTGTTTGCCCCAGGAGTTCCTTATTGTTTAGATTTAATAGTATGGCTAAGGAATGCCTCACATTCATCAATTCACTGGATAGCTTAAAGAACTCTTTTCCGCTGATAGGGAAAAGTCACCCCTGAAGACATTCCTCCTTCACACAGCTTTTTGAGACCAAGTCAGGGGACAAATGTGGCCCACATTCATTATGTTTCCATGGGTTGCTCTCCAGAGTGTGTTCTCTGATGTCGGATGAGGGACGAGCTCCTTCTGAATGTTTTTCCACACTGAGGACACTGGCTGGGGCCCTCCCTGTTGTGGAGTCTCTGATGTACCGCCAGGTGAGAGTTCTGCTTGAATGACTTTCCACATTCAGGACACTGGTATGGGGTCTCCTTTGTGTGAATTCTCTGGTGCTTGGTCAGACAGGAGCTATCCCTGAAAGCTTTGCCACACTGATTACACTCATAGGGCTTCTCACCAGTATGAGTCCTCTGGTGCCGGATAAGGCCAGCAATGTTCCTAAAAAGTTTCTGACACTGGTTACAGCCATAGGGCTTCTCACCAGTATGAATCCTCTGGTGCCGGATGAGGTAAGCACTCTCAATGAAGGTTTTCCCACACTCTTTACATTCGTAGGGTTTCTCCCCAGAGTGGATTTTTTGATGTACAATGAGGTGAGAATTTCGGTTGAAGGATTTCCCGCACTCCACACATTCAaagggcttctctccagtgtgagtccTCTCATGTTGGGTAAGGTATGAGCCATCCCGGAAAGCCTTTCCACATTTGCtacattcatagggcttctcccCGGTGTGGATTCTGAGATGCACAGTGAGATGGGAGATGTCGGTAAAAGGTTTCCCACACTCATTACACCTatatggtttttctcctgtatgagttctttgaTGCAAAATCAGAGATGAATTTCGGTTGAAGGTTTTCCCACACTCTAGACATTCGTAAGGTTTCTCAccagtgtgaattctctggtgtTGTGTGAGAGCTGACCCAtcactgaaggctttcccacatttaCTGCATTTATAGGGCCTCTCTCCTGTATGGATTCTTTGATGCACAATCAGGTTGTAGTTCTTGGAAAACGATTTTCCACATTCGTTACAAgtataaggtttctctccagtgtgagttcGGTGATGCAACACGAGAGAGGAGTTCCGTTTGAAGCATTTGCCACATTCAGTGCATTTATACAGTTTCTCTCCAAGGTGACCCTTCCTGTTTTCATTAAGAGATGAACTCAGGGTGAAGATGTCCCCAAAGTCCTTACCTTCATacactttctttcctctttttgctattttttgcTCACCAAGAGGGGTAAAATGGTTGAAAGATTTAACACTTTCCGTGTATTTATAGGGTTTCTCTCTCATTTGATCTCTTCCAAGTTGAAAAACTTCCACAGAATGGTTGAAGGCTTTTCCACATGAGTCACCGTCACCACTTCTCTTAGCGCCGTAATTTTTCTGACAACTGTGTAAAGCTGGGTCACAATCCAAACTTTTACTATCTGAGTCACATATATGAAAACCGTTTGCAGGTACTCTCTTAGATGGCAGAAGGTCTGAGCTTGCACTCAAATGCTCTTCAAGTCCAGAATATTCACAAATTGCTTCCTGAGCCCCTGGTTTCTCCTGAGTTAAACCTGATTGTCTCAAATGTCCCTCCTGGTTCTTACAGTCCCAATTATCACCTAGAATGGAAAGATGGGAGCCCTCTCTCGTAAATCCTTCCATTTCCACGTCACAGGATGGTTCTTCAGAAATATTCTCTCATTTTCAATCTCATGTTTCaagctgaaaaataaacaatgaaaaagacAGACTTAAGTACATAAAGCTATAACtggaagaggaataaaaatttatGACAGGCCAGATGTATGGATCCGTATTTTTAcgtttttttattaatttttccccagcttatttttttattggaatatatttgacacacaatgttacattagtttcaagtgtaagacatagtgatttgacaagtctatatgttatgctaaaCTCAGTGCAAGCATAGcccccatctgtcaccatataacactACTACAATACCACTGAGTATACTCCCTGTAATGTACCTTtaatccccatgacttattcatgtCATACCTAGAAGCCTGTGCctcaatccccttcacccattttacccatccccccacccctcccctctgtccaCCATCAGTTTGATCTCtttatttatggatctgtttctactttctgtttgttcatttgttttttagattccccaaagtgaaatcatatggtatttgtctttctctgcttgacttatttcacttagcataacaccctctagatacacccatgttgtcacaaacggcAAAGCCTCATCCTTTTTTATGCCTGCGTAACATTCCATTGTagatacaccacatctttatccattcatctgtcgatgggcacttgggttgcttccatatcttggctattataaataatgttgcaatgaacaggAGGGCATACATCTTTTTCAATTAGCGTTTTGTTCCCTTTTtggaggtaaatacccagtagtggaattactacatcatgtggcatttttatttttaaattttttgaggaaactccatactgttttagacagtggctgaaccaatttacatttgtgggttttttgacTTTTTCAAATTAACATCTGTACAAGGGGAAGGTAAAGTGAGAGTCAAGGGATGGAGCCCAGAACACTACAGACAAATAtcaccaaaagaatgaaactgagatGTGGAGACCAGAAGCCAGGTGTCACTGCTCACAGAGTGGAACACCATCTTGGCTATTGTGTGCTAGTCCCTACCACCCACTGCCCATATCAACAATCAATACACATCTTCAAAGCCCCAACTTCATCATGTGCTTATGACAGTGCTGAACAAGCACTTTTCACCCCAGCTTTGTAGTCAGAGTTCTGTCTTCATGGATGGAGCAAAGCACAAACTTGATGACCGAGAAGTTCTGAAAGTCCTGGATCTGTCAATGACCACTCTGCAAGGTTACTATGAGAGTTAGATCATGTCTGATGCTGCCTCTGACCTGGGGAATGGACAGCATTCTGTAAGTGGCTGCCAGTGTCTCCACCATTATTGATCTTCCTCTAACCACCCCCTACCCCTTTGACTTCATGATATCAAGACAACTGGTTCCTCATTTCttttaagcaaaatgaaattAGATCCTTATctcagaaagaaatatttttaaaaaaaaactctagatGGAGAAAAACCCCAACATAAAATCAAAGTTTAAATTATGTAGGACACCTTCAtgatcaacaaacaaaaaccatacaGATAAGGATTAACAAAtttaatatcaacattttaaatttccaaacaaaaacacagtaaGAACCAAAACACAGGtggcaaatgaagaaataatatcataaaatataaaagagaaaaaggaacagtgCCCAAGATCTAGAAAGAATTCTTACAGAATAGcacaaaaaaagggggaaagggacACAAAAAGGCACttcataaaaaatacaaatatcctgAAAACATGAGTATCTGCTCATTCTCACCATCATTCAGAAAATTACAAACTGAAACGTTAAGAAGACAAAATGTACACTTTTCatatgagtaaaaataaaacaaggcatgAGAATACAAAACTTAGGCACCTCATGGAAGAAGAGTATTAGTGGGCATGTAAAGTGGTCAGTCCACTCAGTATAATATGGTAGCAGCACCAAAACATAAAATGGGCACATTCCactatccagcaattccacctgtAGGCATCTCAGACTCAGAAAACATGAGCCCAAGCATAAATGGGTATCAATCTATACCTAAGGAGACATTCTTAAAGACcaacagagagaagacagaacaCTGGTGAAGGAGTAAAAACTATCATGACGGATCACTTGATAGCAAAAATATCTACCTGAAAATAatggaagggttttttttaaagtgctgtggtggggggcacctgggtggctcagtcgttaagcgtctgcctttggcttcaggtcatgatcccagggtcctgggatcgagccccacacgaAAACATGTGTATGCAACAGACACAcctaaagcaaaagcaaagagaagacaAAAGCAAAAGTTTGGAAGAGACAAAAGCTAACCAAAGATTTTATGGTTCTTTGCCAACCAATGATAAACTTGAAGTATAACAGGGCAACAGAACAATGGCAAAAATGTCTGTATTAACAGCATGcctcaaaacagaaaaatgtcagCCAGGACTGTAAATCAGAATCAGCAAATTCAACTGTACTGGGAGCTTTTAATGAACctcattcagaaatgaaaattcagaaaaactgatagagaagcaggagagaatgTAATTAACTAGCCTGATCCAACAGTTGGATGAAGAGCCATAACAACAACTAAAGCCAAACAAAGCTTTCTGAGTGCACGTGGAACCTTTGCTGACACTGACAATAAACCAGGCCAAAGAACAAGTTCAACCAAGACCAGACCACAGTATGACACAGGCCACacagcctttttgttttttttaagattcttatttgagagtgagcgagaaagagagagagagcacaagtgtgcggggggaagcagagggagagggagaagaaaactcccctttgagcagggagcctgatgaggggttcaatcccatgaccctgggattatgacctgaggtgaaggcagacgcttaaacgactgagccccccaggcgccctagacCATAGCCTCTTAACTAGAAATGTGGTCACGTTAAGAACcagtagcagaaagaaaaccaaatacaagaaaaacattaagtaaaaCAAACTTCTATTtattgggaaaaacaaaaacctatttcTCAGGAATTCAGAGTTCAAAGGGAAATCtcaacagaaattagaaaaacaccTAGAATcaaactgaaaaatggaaatggtatATCTCACAACATGTGGCAAATGAGGATGCAGCTAACACAGTTCCTCAGAAAATGTTGGCCTTTGatgcttatgttaaaaaaaaaaaagaagaagaagaagactgaAGGTTAATGAGTCACGGTTCAAGACTTAAGGGAAAGAAGTAAGGAGTAAGCcaaaaggaagcagaaggaaggtgGTAATAAAGGTAACagcagaaattaaagaacaaaataaagaacatccaagaagataaagaaaaccaAGTCTGTTATTTGAAAAGACTAACGAAAGACGTATTTTGACAAGAGTGAGTCCCCAAAAAGAGGAGGCACACATTAGTGGTATCAGTTATGAAAAGGGTATTTAactaagaaacagaagaaagttaCCAAAATGGTAACATTGGATTTATCCTAAGAACGTAAgaattgtaaaatattaaaatgtctattgaTGCAATTCGCcattattttcagataaaagtaaaaaatagtcCCCTACACCCTGTCCCAATAAGTTAAGAAAGTAATTTGAGGAAATCTCACCCAGACTCATGACCAAACTGCTCTCAGATTCACGTAGTAGACCCTTTAGCCTGTGTCAGTAAATTCAGAAAGTGCTTTAAGGAAAGCTCCAATTCTTGATGAAAATTCTTAACGATTAGGGACACAAGGAATCAAGGTAAACATCACACCTAATGTGAAAACATCAGATTTGTTCACTTTGAAGCCAAGACCAAGACCCAGAAGCCTGCTCCATCCACAGCATTCAACATCATATGGACGGGCTAGCTGGTCAGGAGGACCACATGCCAGGATTTCACTCCTGAACATTAGGAGTTCCTCACCTACACCTACAGGGCAGTTCCTAAGGCTGCCCTGCCACCATACTGCATGTTTCCCATACTGGGACTTCTGAGTACACTGGGGCCTGGATGGCCTGTGGTTATTCTGTGAAGACAAGATAGAGAGAGCATCTTCATACAGGTCTGTAGGGGAAGGATGCACGTGTGTACTTAAAAGAAATGAGTCAGACATATATACACCGTGATACCACTTGGGGAGATTTTTAGACACAAATATTCTGGAAGTAATGCCCTGGCAAGACACCTACCAAAGCTGTGATCATGACTGTCTTGGGACATGGAGAACGGGCCTTGAAAAGCAAAGGGAACATCTGTTCAATCTATAATAGCTATTTCCTTGATTGCAGTAAGAGTTAGATACCACTAAGAAAGTGAAATGACAACCcatcaaatgggagaaaatatttacaaagcatatGTCTATAAAGGACTCCTACACAGAAGATACAAAAcactcttacaactcagtaacagAACaacccaaattttaaaagtaggcaatggatgtgaacagacatttctccaaagacatacagatggccaataagcacatgaaaagatgatcatcatcactgtcattagggaaatgctaatcaaaaccacagtgagataccacttcataacCATGAGTGTggccaataaaaaaaaacagacaaaaacagggcgcctgcctggctcagttagttgagcaaatgactcttggttctggctcaggtcatgatctcagggctgtgggatcaaaccccatgtctgAGTccacacggagtctgcttgggattctctcccttacgtacatacatatatacatacataaataagtaaatcttaaaaaaaaagttacacataGTTTTGTGACCCAGCAACTCTACTCCTAGATATCTACtcaagaaaaatgcaaacatatgtccacacataAACTTGTACATGAATTACAAGAtaatagcagcactattcataataaacaaaaagtggaaactcaaataaatgtccatcaactgaggaatggctaaacaaaatgtagaaatctacacaatggaatattcttcagccacaAGAAGGAATGAATTACTAATACATGGTAcaacaatatagatgaaccttaaaaacattatgctcaaTGAAAGAACTCTGACATAAGCGAATACATagtatatgatctcatttatatgaaacGTCCAGAACAAGCAATTACATATAGACAGAACAtcaattagtggttgccaggagctggaagaaaaggggaatgactattaatgggtatggggtttcttgttggcctaataaaaacattttggaattacacagtggtgatggttgtaaaactctgtgaatatactaaaaaccactgaattgtgcactttttaaaaaagattttatttatttatttgacagagagagcaagagagcacaagcagggggagcagcaggcagaaggagaggaagaagcaggctccctgctcaatcgGGAGCCCgacaacgtggggctcaatcccaggaccctgggatcatgacctgagccaaaggcagacacttaactgactgaggcacccctGAGTTGTGGACTTTGGATGAATCTTATGAtattatgaattatatctcaataaacctgtaATAAGTAAATTTATGCCTTCAAGAATGATGCCAGTAATCCTAAGCACAGATACGTCCCCTATAAGGGGACAAGTCCCTTCCACCCTGAACCAGAGCTCTTGACCTTGGTAGTACTTCCACTGGGAGCATCTCGAAATCTGTGGAGGTGTTAGGTTGTCACAAAGACGCAGGCAGCAGGGAACACCAGCTAGCATCTGAAGGGCCCAGGCTGGGGATGTAGATTTGCTACCATGCTCAGGACCACCACACGATGCTTGACCACCCTACGGACCAACATCCCTGCAGGTATCAACCTGGGGTACCTTAGAATAGAACAATACTTCATGTGTTAACAAGACATTAAGGAAAAATCATTTAGGAGAAGcaaactaaaaagaaatca
This region includes:
- the LOC118533239 gene encoding uncharacterized protein LOC118533239, with protein sequence MEGFTREGSHLSILGDNWDCKNQEGHLRQSGLTQEKPGAQEAICEYSGLEEHLSASSDLLPSKRVPANGFHICDSDSKSLDCDPALHSCQKNYGAKRSGDGDSCGKAFNHSVEVFQLGRDQMREKPYKYTESVKSFNHFTPLGEQKIAKRGKKVYEGKDFGDIFTLSSSLNENRKGHLGEKLYKCTECGKCFKRNSSLVLHHRTHTGEKPYTCNECGKSFSKNYNLIVHQRIHTGERPYKCSKCGKAFSDGSALTQHQRIHTGEKPYECLECGKTFNRNSSLILHQRTHTGEKPYRCNECGKPFTDISHLTVHLRIHTGEKPYECSKCGKAFRDGSYLTQHERTHTGEKPFECVECGKSFNRNSHLIVHQKIHSGEKPYECKECGKTFIESAYLIRHQRIHTGEKPYGCNQCQKLFRNIAGLIRHQRTHTGEKPYECNQCGKAFRDSSCLTKHQRIHTKETPYQCPECGKSFKQNSHLAVHQRLHNREGPSQCPQCGKTFRRSSSLIRHQRTHSGEQPMET